The sequence CAGGATCGGCAGGCCTCGGCAGGAAAGATTAGCCATTGCTAAAGAATTAGGCGAAACTTCTATGATGTTTCAGGTACATCCGACACTGAATAAAGAAGACATGTATAATATTGCCGAACGCATGAAAAGGATCCTTAAGAAGGCGGCAAGATGAAAAAGATCAAAGACTCGATAGTGAGTTTCCGCAGGATCCTGATCATCCTGACGCATCTTTTCATCATCGTATTTTCTTTCTGGGCGGCTTTTCTTTTACGCTTTGATTTTAAAATCCCCCTTACATATTGGATAACATTCTATCATCGCCTGCCGATAGTGTTATGTTCTAAGGTCATAGCTTTTGTTATTTTCGGCGTATTTTCAGGCCTATGGCAATACGTAAGCATTGACGATGTATGGAAGATTGCCAAGGCCAGCTTGACAGCGACCATTATTTTTATTTTAAGTGAAGTTTCTTTGTTTGGCTTGCAGGATTTTCCTCGTACCATATTTGCAATTGATTGGATCATTTGTACAGGGTTGGTGATAGGTATACGCTTTACTTCTCGCTATGTTCGGGAAAGGTATTATCATAATTATAAATTTGGATTTAAAAAGATTCTTATTGTGGGTGCAGGGGCTACAGGGGTTATGCTTCTTCGCGAATACCGTAAACACCAGGATATGGGGAGAGTCATCGGGTTTATGGATGACGATCGGGTGAAATTGAATGAGACGATACACGGCGTTAGAGTTTTGGGAAATCGCAAAGCTATCCCCAAGATTGTCGAGAAATACGAAGTGGATGAGATTGTTATTGCCATGCCGACGGTGACGGGCGACCAGATGCGCGAGGTCTTGTCGTATTGCGAGAAGACCCAGGCAAAAATCAAGATGGCCCCGCAGATGGATAAAATATTGAGCGGCAAGCTGGTGATCAGGCCGCGGGAAGTCCAGCCGGAAGACCTGCTTGGCAGGGAGACGGTTTCGATAGACCTTTTAAAAGACGTCAGCGCCTATATCAAGGACAAGGTCGTATTGATCACAGGCGCCGGGGGTTCCATCGGCTCAGAGATCGCGCGTCTGGTCGCCTATTTTTCTCCTAAAGAGGTCATTCTTTTCGACCACC comes from Patescibacteria group bacterium and encodes:
- a CDS encoding nucleoside-diphosphate sugar epimerase/dehydratase, producing the protein MKKIKDSIVSFRRILIILTHLFIIVFSFWAAFLLRFDFKIPLTYWITFYHRLPIVLCSKVIAFVIFGVFSGLWQYVSIDDVWKIAKASLTATIIFILSEVSLFGLQDFPRTIFAIDWIICTGLVIGIRFTSRYVRERYYHNYKFGFKKILIVGAGATGVMLLREYRKHQDMGRVIGFMDDDRVKLNETIHGVRVLGNRKAIPKIVEKYEVDEIVIAMPTVTGDQMREVLSYCEKTQAKIKMAPQMDKILSGKLVIRPREVQPEDLLGRETVSIDLLKDVSAYIKDKVVLITGAGGSIGSEIARLVAYFSPKEVILFDHHENFLYFLNIEFKVKYPKVKTKTVIGDVRDVGLLRQLFSTSRPDVVFHAAAHKHVPLMEENPVAAAKNNVFGSRTLMYIASHYAVERFILISTDKAVNPTSVMGMSKRIAEIILQTRAKSSKTKFMAVRFGNVLGSSGSVVPLFKKQIAEGGPVTITHPAVERYFMS